One Spirochaetota bacterium genomic window carries:
- a CDS encoding PAS domain S-box protein — translation MTQTRILIVEDEAIVGMHIQSTLLKLGYEVCGSAKTGEDAVSMAAELHPDLILMDIVLAGSMDGIEAAKVIKQTLSIPVVYMTGNADVATISRARDTDPHGYILKPVNILHLYSMIDTALHRHKLERRLVESEEKYRFITDKMSDMVWTMDLNMRTTFAGPSIVNTLGFTPEERYAQKVEEQLTPESLTMIMKRFAVELKRDSEMGIDPERTITMEVEYYHKNGSTVWVENKMRAIRDREGRIIGIHGVSRDISERRRAEEALRNSECRFRALVDNLEDFVLIMDQAGVVTFENPITAASLGFSIMGKNAFEFIHPDDRERVLKDFKDVITRTNPHLPTLFRVRKLDNTWIHLEALATNMTDDPGIRGLLVMCHDVTQRVEAQQALHESEKRFRALIQNLQEMVVIMDAEGVVLFENPSTMKILGQSLFGKSVFDYIHPDDVESTRMAYLQVLDRTNDENPHLFRVRHANGSWLYMDAIAENLIDDESIRGNLVVCRDVTRRVKAEKDLRDSRQRYHALFHQSPAGVFMFSKDLVLTECNARLAEIMGSKRESIIGIDLKNLRNESLVRQLQDTINGNNNTYEGPYQAITSDTSLWISVTASPVRDDLGIVVGGMAVVSDLTDRKRAEESLSISEERNRLLVDNANEGIVVLQDWRFVFVNPRFIDITGYTREHLYSRAFTEFIHPDDRAMISERYRKRLGGDMTPFTYEARLIGREGAIKWIELNSVLFNWEGNPAVLLFVRDIGERKKAEEERRKIEAQIQQTQKLESLGVLAGGIAHDFNNLLMAILGNIDLALLDMSPVSPSRSNLQEAAKASQRAADLCRQMLAYSGKGRFLSEILDLNDVVEDMKHMLDLSVSKKAMLRYHFAPGLPSIEADATQMRQIIMNLVINASDAISEKSGIISISTGAMECDREFLAGSWLNEELPAGTYVYIEVADTGCGMDRAMLPKIFDPFFTTKFTGRGLGLAAVLGIVRSHKGAIRLHSERGRGTAFKIFLPAVEAPAERQPGGRGTEDGWRGSGTVLLVDDEETIRSLGKRMLERFGLTVLTASNGKEALDIFRERPDEIACVILDLTMPQMDGEEAFHELRKLRNGVPVIMSSGYNEQEITHRFTGKGPDGFIQKPYQMDILAGKLKEILG, via the coding sequence ATGACACAGACAAGGATACTGATCGTTGAAGACGAGGCAATCGTCGGGATGCACATACAGAGTACCCTGCTGAAGCTGGGGTACGAGGTATGCGGCAGCGCCAAGACGGGGGAAGACGCCGTGAGTATGGCGGCCGAGCTCCATCCCGACCTGATTCTCATGGATATCGTTCTCGCGGGCTCCATGGACGGTATCGAGGCCGCGAAGGTAATCAAGCAAACCCTCTCCATCCCCGTGGTCTACATGACCGGCAACGCCGATGTCGCGACGATTTCCCGCGCCCGCGACACGGACCCCCACGGGTATATCCTGAAGCCGGTCAATATCCTGCACCTCTATTCCATGATCGACACGGCCCTCCACCGTCACAAGCTGGAGAGGCGCCTCGTGGAAAGCGAGGAGAAGTACCGCTTTATCACGGACAAGATGAGCGACATGGTCTGGACCATGGACCTGAACATGCGGACGACCTTCGCCGGCCCGTCCATCGTCAACACCCTCGGCTTTACCCCCGAGGAGCGGTACGCCCAGAAGGTGGAGGAGCAGCTCACGCCGGAGTCGCTGACGATGATCATGAAGAGGTTCGCCGTGGAGCTGAAGCGGGACTCGGAGATGGGTATAGATCCGGAGCGGACCATAACCATGGAAGTGGAATACTACCATAAAAATGGATCGACCGTATGGGTTGAAAACAAGATGCGGGCGATCCGCGACCGCGAGGGACGCATCATCGGCATCCATGGCGTGTCCAGGGATATTTCCGAGAGGCGCCGGGCCGAGGAGGCCCTGCGAAACAGCGAGTGTCGATTCCGCGCCCTGGTGGACAATCTCGAGGATTTCGTTCTCATCATGGACCAGGCGGGCGTTGTTACCTTCGAGAATCCCATTACCGCAGCCAGTCTCGGCTTTTCGATCATGGGTAAGAATGCCTTTGAGTTCATTCATCCCGATGACAGGGAGCGGGTGCTCAAGGACTTCAAGGATGTTATAACGAGAACGAATCCCCATCTGCCGACGCTGTTCAGGGTGCGGAAGCTGGATAATACGTGGATTCACCTGGAGGCCCTCGCCACGAATATGACCGATGACCCGGGCATCCGGGGGCTCCTGGTGATGTGCCATGACGTCACCCAGCGCGTCGAGGCTCAGCAGGCCCTCCACGAGAGCGAGAAGCGCTTCCGCGCGCTTATCCAGAACCTGCAGGAAATGGTCGTGATCATGGACGCCGAGGGTGTCGTGCTATTCGAAAACCCGTCCACGATGAAAATCCTGGGACAATCCCTTTTTGGGAAGTCGGTCTTTGATTATATACACCCCGATGATGTCGAATCGACAAGAATGGCCTACCTCCAGGTCCTCGATAGAACCAATGACGAGAACCCCCACCTGTTTCGTGTCCGTCACGCCAACGGTTCGTGGCTTTACATGGATGCTATCGCGGAGAATCTCATCGACGATGAGAGTATCCGGGGCAACCTGGTGGTCTGCCGCGACGTCACGCGGCGGGTGAAGGCTGAAAAAGACCTCCGCGACAGCCGGCAGCGGTACCATGCCCTGTTCCACCAGTCCCCGGCCGGCGTTTTCATGTTCAGCAAGGATCTTGTTTTGACCGAGTGCAATGCCCGCCTCGCGGAAATTATGGGATCAAAGCGGGAGAGTATTATCGGTATCGACCTGAAGAACCTCAGGAATGAATCGCTGGTGAGGCAGCTGCAGGACACAATCAATGGGAATAACAATACCTATGAGGGGCCCTACCAGGCCATCACGAGCGATACCAGCTTGTGGATCTCGGTAACCGCAAGCCCCGTGCGGGATGACCTGGGGATCGTGGTCGGCGGCATGGCCGTTGTCAGCGATCTCACCGACCGGAAACGGGCCGAGGAAAGCCTGTCGATATCGGAGGAGCGCAACCGCCTCCTCGTCGACAACGCAAATGAGGGGATCGTGGTCCTTCAGGATTGGCGCTTCGTGTTCGTGAATCCCCGCTTTATTGACATTACCGGTTACACCCGGGAGCACCTTTATTCCAGGGCGTTCACGGAATTTATCCATCCCGACGACCGCGCCATGATATCGGAGCGGTACCGGAAGAGGCTGGGGGGAGATATGACCCCCTTTACATACGAGGCGCGCCTGATCGGCCGCGAGGGCGCCATCAAGTGGATTGAGCTCAACTCTGTCCTCTTCAACTGGGAAGGGAACCCCGCCGTGCTTCTGTTCGTGCGCGACATCGGCGAGCGGAAGAAGGCCGAGGAGGAGCGGCGCAAGATCGAAGCCCAGATCCAGCAGACGCAGAAGCTGGAGAGTCTGGGCGTCCTCGCCGGGGGCATCGCCCACGATTTCAACAATCTCCTCATGGCGATCCTGGGGAACATCGACCTGGCCCTCCTTGACATGTCCCCCGTGTCGCCCTCGCGGAGCAATCTGCAGGAGGCGGCCAAGGCGTCCCAGCGCGCCGCCGACCTCTGCCGGCAGATGCTCGCGTATTCCGGCAAGGGGCGTTTCCTCAGCGAGATCCTCGACCTGAACGACGTCGTGGAGGACATGAAGCACATGCTGGACCTGTCGGTCTCAAAGAAGGCCATGCTGCGGTACCATTTCGCGCCGGGGCTTCCCTCGATCGAGGCCGACGCGACGCAGATGCGGCAGATCATCATGAACCTGGTCATAAACGCATCGGACGCCATCAGCGAAAAGAGCGGCATCATATCCATTTCCACGGGCGCGATGGAATGCGACCGGGAGTTCCTGGCGGGGTCCTGGCTGAACGAGGAGCTGCCAGCGGGCACCTACGTCTATATCGAGGTGGCCGACACCGGCTGCGGCATGGACAGGGCGATGCTGCCGAAGATCTTCGACCCCTTTTTCACAACCAAGTTCACGGGGCGCGGCCTCGGCCTCGCGGCCGTCCTCGGCATTGTCCGCAGCCACAAGGGGGCCATCAGGCTCCACAGCGAGAGGGGCCGGGGCACCGCCTTCAAGATATTCCTCCCGGCGGTCGAAGCGCCGGCGGAGCGTCAGCCTGGCGGACGCGGCACCGAAGATGGCTGGCGCGGGAGCGGCACGGTCCTCCTGGTGGATGACGAGGAAACAATACGCTCCCTGGGGAAACGCATGCTTGAGAGGTTCGGCCTGACGGTCCTGACCGCGTCGAACGGGAAGGAGGCCCTGGACATATTCAGGGAGCGCCCCGATGAAATCGCCTGTGTCATACTTGACCTGACCATGCCGCAGATGGACGGCGAGGAAGCCTTCCATGAGCTCCGCAAGCTCAGGAACGGCGTGCCCGTGATCATGTCAAGCGGATACAACGAGCAGGAAATAACACACCGGTTCACCGGAAAGGGTCCGGATGGATTCATACAGAAGCCGTACCAGATGGATATACTTGCCGGTAAATTGAAAGAGATCCTGGGATAG
- a CDS encoding hemerythrin family protein — MAFVTWDETLDVGVSAFNDDHRRLVGFINDLHGGIVSGIGISQMTYILNGLIDYTKEHFGREEDLMSKHDYQDIKSHRKEHYELMKKVSEFSDRLKEGQASFTLELMAFLKDWLVNHIKGSDMKYRDFFLARGIN, encoded by the coding sequence ATGGCCTTTGTCACTTGGGACGAAACGCTCGATGTCGGTGTTTCCGCGTTCAATGATGATCACCGCCGCCTGGTCGGCTTTATCAACGATCTCCACGGGGGGATCGTGTCGGGCATCGGGATCTCGCAGATGACCTACATCCTGAACGGGTTGATCGATTACACGAAGGAGCACTTCGGCCGCGAGGAGGATCTGATGTCGAAGCATGACTACCAGGACATAAAATCCCACCGGAAGGAGCACTATGAGCTGATGAAGAAGGTGTCCGAATTCAGCGACCGTCTCAAGGAGGGGCAGGCTTCTTTTACGCTGGAGCTGATGGCCTTCCTGAAGGATTGGCTGGTCAACCATATCAAGGGATCGGACATGAAATACCGCGATTTTTTTCTCGCCAGGGGGATAAACTGA
- the pyrR gene encoding bifunctional pyr operon transcriptional regulator/uracil phosphoribosyltransferase PyrR yields MGTTVLLQSKDIAEIIDRLSGQIFNDLDDNEKFAVVGLQTGGVELARRIRSRIEELSGKPVKSGTLDITFYRDDLATRGVLPSIKETSIAFDISAMTILLVDDVIFTGRTTKAALETLTSFGRPKAIRLFVMVDRGNRELPIQPDYCGYRIKTGIKDAIEVILSGETPSGDSVVIHKDE; encoded by the coding sequence ATGGGAACGACAGTGCTGCTCCAGAGCAAGGATATCGCTGAAATCATCGACCGCCTATCCGGTCAGATTTTTAACGATCTCGATGATAATGAGAAGTTCGCCGTGGTGGGACTGCAGACCGGCGGGGTGGAGCTCGCCCGCCGCATCCGGAGCCGCATCGAGGAGCTCTCCGGCAAGCCGGTGAAGAGCGGCACCCTTGACATAACCTTCTACCGCGACGACCTCGCCACCAGGGGCGTTCTCCCGTCCATCAAGGAGACTTCCATAGCATTTGACATTTCCGCCATGACCATACTCCTGGTGGATGACGTGATCTTCACCGGCCGCACCACCAAGGCGGCCCTGGAGACGCTGACGTCGTTCGGAAGGCCCAAGGCCATACGGCTTTTCGTCATGGTCGACCGGGGGAACCGCGAGCTGCCGATACAGCCCGACTATTGCGGTTACCGCATCAAGACCGGCATCAAGGATGCGATTGAAGTCATTCTTTCCGGCGAGACGCCTTCCGGGGACAGCGTGGTGATCCATAAGGATGAGTGA
- a CDS encoding DNA alkylation repair protein: MSLQDLKKELRDLADPGQAEILIRFFKTGPGQYGEGDRFLGIKVPVQRSIAKKYRDLPLGAIDKLIKSPIHEERLVSLLILIEKYNRAGDAERNDIIELYLANTHNINNWDLVDLSAPQLLGRHLFGGDMDLLRRLARSSSLWEKRIAVLSTFYFIKKGDHAMTLELAELLLGDGHDLIHKAAGWMLREVGKRDLAAERAFLDRYAGSMPRTMLRYAVERFPDKLRRSYMRSGK, encoded by the coding sequence ATGTCCCTGCAAGATCTCAAAAAAGAACTTCGCGACCTCGCCGATCCGGGCCAGGCGGAGATCCTCATAAGATTCTTTAAAACCGGGCCGGGACAGTATGGCGAGGGTGACCGGTTCCTCGGGATCAAGGTGCCGGTCCAGAGGTCCATCGCGAAGAAATACCGGGACCTTCCCCTGGGCGCCATCGATAAGCTTATCAAATCGCCCATCCATGAAGAGCGCCTGGTATCGCTCCTGATACTCATCGAGAAGTACAACAGGGCCGGTGATGCCGAGCGGAACGACATAATCGAGCTGTACCTGGCCAACACGCATAATATCAACAACTGGGACCTGGTGGACCTGTCAGCGCCGCAGCTCCTGGGGAGGCACCTCTTCGGCGGGGACATGGATCTCCTCAGGAGGCTGGCGCGCTCCTCCAGCCTCTGGGAGAAGAGGATAGCCGTACTGTCGACGTTCTATTTCATAAAAAAAGGCGACCATGCCATGACCCTGGAGCTGGCGGAGCTCCTCCTCGGCGACGGCCATGACCTGATCCACAAGGCCGCGGGGTGGATGCTCCGCGAGGTGGGGAAAAGGGACCTGGCCGCGGAGCGGGCGTTCCTCGACCGGTACGCCGGGTCGATGCCGCGGACCATGCTCCGCTACGCCGTTGAGCGGTTCCCGGATAAGCTGCGCCGATCATACATGCGATCGGGAAAATGA
- a CDS encoding PAS domain S-box protein, translating into MTKKRVLIVEDEAIIAMHLKNSLAGMGFEVAGAAQTAQEAIAKCGEVRPDLILMDIVLPGGMDGIEASTVIASSYDIPVVYITGNADMATVKRARETNPYGYVIKPINAQDLFSTIDTALHRRGLEMKLRESEARHRLVTDMISDVVWTTDANFNVTYISPSVEKVMGFTVEERMSHKLGEMIPLGTYTRMMDRFAEEMRIEESGGADPDRTVTVEFEHIRKDGSVIMMENTVKAIRDDGGRIIGLHGVSRDVTQRNRAIEALKETEEKFHAAFHSSPIGLSILSLPEGSYADVNDEFLKLSGRSREEVIGHTSLDLHTLVQPEIRQRIFKSFSEKGSIRDIPIDMQSATGIRNVIWSGVKIHSGGKDYVLASAYDVTEHRRTLEALKQSEERFRALFEQSSAGVFMYDRSLMVLDCNQQFADMIKAPRDRIVGLNLSILKEKGIISAIRGVLDGKPNYYEGPYLSTLTGKVPWISATVSPLRGPDGDVVGGIGVVIDLTERKLTEVALKEQEANFRAIFEQTSVGIVLYSNDLKVTDCNKRFADMLGSLRESIIGFDIAKLRDQAIIPNLKEALEGKMSYYEGPYQATTSDAFLWVSSSISPIRGIDGTVKGGLLVVIDLSEKHEAEKIQREREEMFHAVFDQSPAGIVIFSRDLIVVDCNRRYEEIMRSSREKIIGFDIKNLRDKTVTPAIMEALGGKTSYYEGPYMATTSDARLWISFSASPIRDINNAVAGAMVVVIDVTERWKAEQAMHESEEQYSYLFDNANDFIFTLDLNGKYTSFNKQALDKTGYSHDEAINLTISDIVAPEYRELALAMLKKKLEKGESTTYEVELQTKNGGRIPLEVITQLMIRDGRPVGIQGIGRDITERRQMEEQIRQSLREKETLLKEVHHRVKNNFQVILSLINLQSSNIENHDLQKYFTDAQSRIRSMALVHELLYQSEDISRLDISTYITTIVNELFSSYHRAARMREPRIMAGRIDLTIDQAIPCGLIINELVTNALKYAFPAGWRRDPDIVITVAERDGMVELAVGDNGVGLPESIDFNATKTLGLSLVPVLARQLTGAVEVDRSGGTKITVRFPKK; encoded by the coding sequence ATGACGAAAAAGCGCGTTCTCATCGTTGAGGATGAGGCCATAATAGCAATGCATTTGAAAAATTCACTTGCCGGCATGGGGTTCGAAGTGGCCGGCGCGGCGCAAACGGCGCAGGAGGCCATAGCCAAATGCGGCGAGGTCCGGCCGGATCTCATTCTCATGGATATCGTGCTGCCGGGGGGGATGGACGGGATCGAGGCCTCCACGGTCATAGCGTCTTCCTATGATATCCCCGTAGTGTACATCACCGGGAACGCGGACATGGCCACGGTCAAGCGGGCGCGGGAGACCAACCCCTACGGCTATGTCATCAAGCCGATCAACGCCCAGGACCTGTTTTCCACCATCGATACAGCCCTGCACCGCCGCGGCCTTGAGATGAAGCTGCGGGAAAGCGAGGCGCGGCACCGCCTCGTTACCGACATGATAAGCGATGTCGTATGGACAACCGACGCGAATTTCAATGTCACGTATATAAGCCCCTCGGTCGAAAAGGTGATGGGTTTTACCGTCGAGGAACGGATGTCCCACAAGCTTGGCGAAATGATTCCCTTAGGCACGTACACGCGGATGATGGACCGGTTTGCCGAGGAAATGCGGATCGAGGAATCGGGCGGCGCAGACCCGGACAGGACCGTGACGGTGGAATTTGAGCACATCCGGAAGGATGGCTCGGTGATCATGATGGAAAACACGGTCAAGGCCATCCGTGACGACGGCGGCCGCATCATCGGCCTCCATGGCGTTTCCCGCGATGTGACCCAGCGTAATCGGGCCATTGAGGCCCTGAAGGAAACCGAGGAGAAATTCCACGCCGCCTTTCACTCCAGTCCCATCGGGCTGTCGATCCTGTCACTTCCCGAAGGCAGCTATGCCGATGTGAACGATGAGTTTCTGAAGCTTTCCGGCCGCTCCCGCGAAGAGGTCATAGGCCATACGTCCCTCGATCTCCATACCCTGGTCCAGCCGGAGATCCGGCAGCGGATTTTCAAGTCATTTTCGGAAAAGGGTTCCATCCGCGACATTCCCATCGACATGCAGTCGGCAACGGGGATCAGGAATGTTATCTGGTCCGGCGTGAAAATCCATTCCGGCGGCAAGGATTATGTGCTCGCGTCGGCCTATGATGTGACCGAGCACCGCCGCACCCTTGAGGCACTGAAGCAGAGCGAGGAGAGGTTCCGCGCCCTCTTCGAACAGTCTTCGGCCGGCGTGTTCATGTACGACCGCAGTCTCATGGTGCTTGACTGCAACCAGCAGTTTGCCGATATGATCAAGGCGCCCCGGGACCGGATAGTCGGCCTGAACCTGAGCATCCTCAAGGAAAAGGGGATCATTTCCGCCATACGGGGAGTCCTCGACGGGAAGCCGAACTATTACGAAGGCCCCTATCTTTCAACCCTTACGGGGAAGGTGCCATGGATTTCCGCCACGGTCAGCCCCCTGCGGGGCCCCGACGGCGATGTTGTCGGCGGGATCGGCGTGGTCATTGATCTGACCGAGCGCAAGCTGACCGAAGTGGCCCTGAAGGAGCAGGAGGCCAACTTCCGGGCGATCTTCGAGCAGACATCGGTGGGCATCGTCCTCTATTCGAATGATTTGAAGGTCACGGACTGCAACAAGCGGTTCGCCGATATGCTGGGGTCGCTGCGGGAGTCGATCATCGGCTTTGACATCGCCAAGCTGAGGGACCAGGCGATCATCCCCAACCTCAAGGAAGCGCTCGAAGGGAAGATGTCATACTACGAAGGCCCCTACCAGGCGACAACGTCCGACGCCTTCCTCTGGGTCTCCAGCAGCATCAGTCCCATCAGGGGAATCGACGGGACCGTGAAGGGCGGGCTCCTTGTTGTCATCGATCTTTCCGAAAAGCATGAGGCGGAAAAGATCCAGCGCGAGCGGGAAGAGATGTTCCACGCGGTCTTTGACCAGTCCCCGGCCGGGATAGTTATTTTTTCCAGGGATCTCATCGTTGTCGACTGCAACAGGCGTTACGAGGAGATCATGCGGTCATCAAGGGAAAAGATCATCGGTTTCGACATCAAGAACCTGCGCGACAAGACCGTGACGCCCGCCATCATGGAGGCCCTGGGCGGCAAGACCTCTTATTATGAGGGTCCCTACATGGCCACCACCAGCGACGCCAGGCTCTGGATTTCCTTCAGCGCGAGCCCGATCCGCGACATCAACAATGCAGTCGCCGGCGCGATGGTTGTCGTCATTGATGTTACCGAGCGCTGGAAGGCGGAACAGGCCATGCACGAGAGCGAAGAGCAGTACAGCTACCTCTTCGACAACGCCAATGATTTCATTTTCACGCTTGATCTTAACGGCAAGTATACCTCCTTCAATAAGCAGGCCCTGGATAAGACGGGATATTCCCATGATGAGGCGATTAACCTGACCATATCCGATATCGTGGCGCCCGAATACCGGGAGCTCGCGCTGGCAATGCTGAAAAAAAAGCTGGAGAAGGGAGAGTCGACGACGTACGAGGTGGAGCTCCAGACAAAAAACGGCGGGCGGATACCCCTTGAAGTCATAACCCAGCTCATGATCAGGGACGGCAGGCCCGTCGGCATACAGGGTATCGGGCGCGACATCACCGAGCGCAGGCAGATGGAGGAGCAGATCAGGCAATCCCTCAGGGAAAAGGAGACGCTCCTGAAAGAGGTGCACCACCGGGTCAAGAACAACTTCCAGGTCATCCTGAGCCTCATCAACCTCCAGTCCTCGAACATCGAGAACCATGACCTGCAGAAATACTTCACCGACGCCCAGAGCCGCATCAGGTCGATGGCGCTGGTCCACGAGCTCCTGTACCAGTCGGAGGACATCTCGCGGCTGGATATATCGACCTATATCACCACCATCGTCAACGAGCTCTTCTCCAGCTATCACCGCGCGGCGCGGATGCGGGAGCCCCGGATCATGGCGGGCAGGATCGATCTGACGATAGACCAGGCGATACCCTGCGGCCTGATCATCAACGAGCTTGTGACGAATGCCCTGAAATACGCCTTCCCGGCGGGGTGGCGGAGAGATCCCGATATCGTGATCACCGTGGCCGAGAGGGACGGCATGGTGGAGCTTGCCGTCGGCGATAACGGCGTGGGGCTGCCGGAATCGATCGATTTCAACGCGACGAAGACCCTGGGCCTCTCACTGGTGCCGGTGCTGGCGCGGCAGCTCACGGGCGCCGTCGAGGTGGATCGCTCCGGCGGGACCAAAATAACCGTCAGGTTCCCGAAAAAGTAG